A window of Chitinophaga sp. MM2321 contains these coding sequences:
- a CDS encoding S8 family serine peptidase has translation MPKNWHLLSYDTDSVYGTATEKAYKELLKGKKSTPVIVAVIDSGIDTTHEDLKAVLWTNPREIPGNGKDDDGNGYIDDVHGWNFLGGKDGSSVKEDSEEAAREYYRIKNQYGNPDSALNKDSKEYAYWQKLQQKIEKPNTEYKMQYKTMAKLQENVNKCESILRTYLGKEDFTVPQLDSIQTTNQDVLLARNFMTRLLKSAGDEPATFSDFKMEFDAYMDDLKRKAESTTVPPNENREKIIGDNLEDINDNKYGNNDLMGNFGFHGTHVSGIIGAVRNNGVGIDGIADNVRIMAVKVVPDGDERDKDVALGIRYAVDNGAQIINMSFGKPFSPHKDWVDDAVRYAEKKGVLLIHAAGNDGSDNDSVANYPNPVYADSTVATNFITVGATSTGRGNDKVAGFSNYGKKSVDLFAPGVQIYSTIPGGNKYGSASGTSMAAPVVAGVAALVLSYYPELSAAQLKYVLEKSASPLPDSTTSVKKPGTQDEQVEFADLSITGGMVNAYDALKLAATLKGENVKKKQHKTKMKAVRKN, from the coding sequence TTGCCGAAGAACTGGCATTTATTGAGCTATGATACGGATAGCGTTTACGGTACGGCCACAGAAAAGGCTTACAAGGAATTACTCAAAGGGAAGAAAAGTACACCTGTTATTGTAGCGGTGATTGATTCCGGTATTGATACCACCCATGAGGACCTTAAAGCAGTTTTATGGACCAACCCCCGTGAAATTCCCGGTAATGGCAAAGATGATGACGGCAACGGTTATATCGATGATGTGCATGGCTGGAATTTCCTGGGTGGCAAAGATGGCAGCAGTGTAAAAGAAGATTCTGAAGAAGCTGCCCGCGAATACTATCGGATCAAAAATCAATATGGTAATCCGGATTCAGCACTGAACAAGGATTCCAAAGAATATGCCTACTGGCAAAAGTTGCAGCAGAAAATAGAGAAGCCAAACACGGAGTACAAAATGCAGTACAAGACCATGGCTAAACTCCAGGAAAATGTAAACAAATGCGAATCCATCCTCAGAACCTATCTCGGTAAAGAAGATTTCACGGTACCACAGCTGGACAGTATTCAGACAACCAACCAGGATGTATTGCTGGCACGCAATTTCATGACCCGTTTGCTGAAAAGCGCAGGTGACGAACCTGCCACATTCAGCGATTTCAAAATGGAGTTCGATGCATACATGGATGACCTGAAACGCAAGGCTGAAAGTACAACAGTTCCGCCCAACGAAAACAGGGAGAAAATTATTGGCGACAACCTCGAAGATATCAATGATAATAAATACGGGAACAATGATCTGATGGGCAACTTCGGCTTCCATGGTACCCACGTAAGTGGTATCATCGGCGCTGTGAGAAACAACGGGGTAGGCATTGACGGCATTGCCGACAATGTGCGCATCATGGCAGTAAAAGTAGTACCGGATGGTGATGAAAGAGATAAAGATGTAGCCCTGGGTATCCGGTATGCAGTAGACAACGGTGCACAGATCATCAATATGAGCTTTGGTAAACCATTTTCCCCGCATAAAGACTGGGTAGATGACGCGGTGAGATATGCAGAAAAGAAAGGCGTATTACTCATACACGCTGCCGGCAATGATGGCAGCGACAATGACTCCGTAGCCAACTATCCGAATCCGGTTTATGCCGACAGCACAGTAGCTACCAACTTCATTACGGTAGGTGCTACCAGCACCGGAAGAGGTAACGACAAGGTGGCTGGTTTTTCTAACTATGGTAAAAAAAGTGTAGACCTTTTTGCACCGGGTGTACAGATCTATTCTACCATACCTGGTGGTAACAAATATGGCAGCGCCAGCGGTACAAGTATGGCAGCCCCTGTGGTAGCCGGCGTGGCCGCACTGGTACTCTCCTACTACCCTGAACTGAGTGCCGCCCAACTGAAATACGTATTGGAAAAAAGCGCCTCACCACTTCCAGACAGCACTACGTCTGTAAAGAAACCGGGTACGCAGGATGAGCAGGTAGAATTTGCTGACCTGTCAATTACTGGTGGTATGGTAAATGCCTATGATGCGCTGAAACTGGCTGCTACCCTCAAAGGAGAAAACGTGAAGAAGAAGCAGCATAAAACGAAGATGAAAGCAGTAAGAAAGAATTAA
- a CDS encoding histidine phosphatase family protein gives MLKTAFLAVMMAAGTQTFANGPDVTTIIFVNPAEVENSPSADPGLSTAGLEQADQLAASLQSEDIAAIYTTYVNSAVQTVTPLSRTKQCSLDYYRITNDPELVESVLKDMIKKNKGKTIVICGDPENIPAMARHLGVKGKEVKTLYDKGCGRFMVVKVNGNNATVAQKLNMNIQKKV, from the coding sequence ATGTTGAAAACCGCTTTTTTAGCCGTTATGATGGCTGCCGGTACCCAAACATTTGCGAATGGACCCGATGTAACCACCATTATTTTTGTAAATCCTGCTGAAGTGGAAAATTCCCCATCCGCTGATCCGGGATTAAGTACAGCAGGATTGGAACAGGCCGACCAGTTGGCCGCTTCCCTGCAGAGCGAGGATATTGCCGCTATTTACACCACCTATGTAAACAGTGCCGTACAAACAGTAACACCGCTTTCCCGTACCAAGCAATGTAGCCTGGATTATTACCGGATAACCAACGATCCGGAGCTGGTGGAAAGTGTGCTAAAAGACATGATTAAGAAAAATAAGGGCAAAACCATTGTTATTTGCGGGGATCCGGAAAATATTCCTGCTATGGCCCGCCACCTTGGTGTAAAGGGTAAAGAGGTGAAAACCCTTTATGATAAAGGATGTGGACGGTTTATGGTTGTAAAAGTCAATGGAAACAATGCTACTGTAGCACAAAAGTTGAATATGAATATTCAAAAAAAAGTCTAA